The DNA segment CGCTTCTCGGCCACCGAACCGACCACCGTGATGGTGGCGTCGGTGAGCTGACCGGCGAGCAGCCGCTCGGCGACACCGCGGCGAGCCCGCGGCGGCAGACCGGGATCGGTCAGTGCCCGCCGAAGGGCCGGACTCGCGTCCAGTGCGTCGACCACGGAGAACAACTCCGAGGAGATGACGGCCGGATCGCCGGAACCGAGGACGGAGTCGACCACCTGGTCGAGGTCTCCCCCACCGGTCGAGGTCTCCAGATCCAGTTCGGGCTGTTCGGTCACGACTGCTCCACGGATTCTTGGTTCTCCAGGTCGGCGATGAACCGGTCGACGGTACGTCGTGCCCGGTCGTCGTCGTCCAGCGACTCGCCGACGATCTTGCCTGCCAGCGAGGTCGCCAGACCGCCGACCTCGGCACGCAGCTGATCGATCACCTGCTTGCGCTCGGCGGCCAGCTGCGCCTGGGTCGACTCCTTGATCCGGGCAGCCTCGGCATTGGCCTGCTCCCGCATCTCGGTGATGATCTGGGCGCCCTGGTTCTTGGCATCCTCACGGATCCGGGCGGCCTCCTCGCGGGCATCGGCCAGTTGGGCCTTGTACTCGGCCAGCGCCGCCTCGGCCTCCTTCTGGGCCTTCTCAGCGCGCTCGATACCACCTTCGATCTCGTCTCGGCGCTCGGCGAACATGCTCTCGAAACGAGGCACGACCACCTTGGCAAAGATGATCGTCAGCAGCACCGTGAAGACGATCGCGGCGACGATTTCGGTCCAGTAGTGGGGCAGCAACGGCCCCAGATCGATCTGCATCTTCCCTCAGAGGATGTCGACGGCGATCAGTTGCCGAGGACGAACGAGAACGCCAGGGCCAGAATGGCCAGGGCCTCGACCACGGCGAAACCGATCCAGGCGGTACCCATCATGGCACCACGGGCCTCGGGCTGACGGGCGGTGCCCTGGATCACGGAGGAGAAGATCAGGCCCACGCCG comes from the Naumannella halotolerans genome and includes:
- a CDS encoding F0F1 ATP synthase subunit B, producing the protein MQIDLGPLLPHYWTEIVAAIVFTVLLTIIFAKVVVPRFESMFAERRDEIEGGIERAEKAQKEAEAALAEYKAQLADAREEAARIREDAKNQGAQIITEMREQANAEAARIKESTQAQLAAERKQVIDQLRAEVGGLATSLAGKIVGESLDDDDRARRTVDRFIADLENQESVEQS
- a CDS encoding ATP synthase F0 subunit C, with protein sequence MEYALHGSLNLIGYGLAAVGSGIGVGLIFSSVIQGTARQPEARGAMMGTAWIGFAVVEALAILALAFSFVLGN